CGACCGTCGTGTGAACCGTAGTAATCGCCCAGCGATGCATTGATCACGCAGGGTTTTCCCAACAGCGCTGCCTTATCGAAGATATACTCAACAGCATGCGCAACGCGCGGCAAGGTGTCCTGGGCAGTGAAGTCATAGTTGACAACAATGATGTCACTCTTCGGGGCTACACCCTGGAAATGCCCGACCGACGAACCGTCACCGGATCCGATACCGGCCACATAGCAACCGTGACCATATTCATCCTGTCCGGTGTGGGCGGTGGCCAATCCCGCTTCGATGCCGGCTTTGTCCCATTCCTGTCCGTAGCCATAGGGTTGCGGCGTGTTCGAACTGACCGGCAACTTCGTATCCCACAGCCACAATACGCGCGACAATCCGAGGCTATCCTGGAAATCGGGATGCGCAAGGTCTATTCCTGAATCGATGTAGCCGATGATCACGCCGGATCCGTCATACGCCTGCGACAAGGGGGAAATTCCCTGATGTACTTCGTCGACCCTGCACAGGTACCGCATGGTATCGTTCATCGTACGCATCCTTCCGGAGTAGGCTTCGATCCGTTTCACGGCTGAAAGCCGGGTGAGCCCGGCAATGGAGTTCAACGGAGTTTCGATCCAGGCAATGTCGCCGGCTGAATTCTTAAAGTGACCACCGTGGGTCTCTGTGTAGGTTCGAATAGCTGCGGGGTCACCTTTGACCAAAACCGTGATCGTGGCAGAACGTTCGGCTGTCGCGACTTTTCGGGCAAGGCCCAGATTCAGTTTTGCTTCGGGAACCTGTGCTCTGGAACTCAAGACCGAGAGAACGATGAACACCGTCGTCAGAAAACTCGAAAGATTACGGATCATTTCAACTTATTTTATCAAAGTTAAACATCAACCACCCATCTGAAGTTGCCTTTTAGCGTGATTTCCTGTCATTCGGATGGAAAAAATCAACTTAACCGAAGGCTTATCAGTAACCTGACTTACCAACACCCATCTAAAAACGAGCGAAATTCACAATTGCCTGTTGATAGATGAGTTCCCCACGACTATATTTGTTCAGGAATCACACACTCCCCTTTCACCGTTTGCATCTGTGCGCACTCGCCATCCGGGCAGTGATGTGCGACGGTGAACGACATCAACCTGTACTTATCACCTTACTTACTTAACTCATCACACCATGAGAACTTCGGTTTTCCAGTACCCGTACGAAAAAGTGTTTCGTCGCACCCGTGGCGCCCTGAACCGCCTTGGCATGCGCGTTACCAGCATCGACATGTTGCGCGGCAGCATTTGCGCGGAAAGTTCCTTTTCGCTCAGCAAGCCCAGCCTGAAGATGGACCTGATCGTAGAAGAAGTTGAAGGACAGACCACCCGTGTTACTGTTCGCGGACTCCTGCTTCGCCAACACTTCTTTCAAAAGCGCAAGGACATCGAATGCAGTGAAGCCGAATTGCTGGAAGCACTGGCTACCGTCCTTTAACGGGCGAAGTGGACAATCCGGCACCTTCCACCCTTCGCGAAGCGTTTTTCCGTCATGTGGCACAGACGAGTCTGCTGCCGCCCGGCTTGGTATTTTCCCATGCGGAAGGATGCGAGCTGATTGATCCTGACGGACGCCGCTACCTGGACCTGATTTCCGGCATTTCGGTCAGCAGTCTTGGGCACGGGCATCCGCGTGTCCGCGAAGCGATCCACCGCCAGGCGGATCGTTTCCTGCATGTCATGGTGTATGGAGAGTTTATCCTGTCACCGCAGGTTGAACTGGCGAGCGAACTGACCAGCCTGCTTCCGGCATCACTGGGCAGTTGCTACTTCACCAACTCCGGGTCCGAAGCGGTGGAGGGCGCGTTGAAACTGGCCAAGCGAGCCACCGGACGAACGGAGCTGGTTTCGTTTGAAAAAAGTTACCACGGCAGTACACATGGCGCCCTGAGTATCGGTGGCGCCGAATGGCAGAAACGTGCATTCCGTCCTTTGCTTCCCGACGTTCGCCAGTTACCGTTCAACGATCTGGTCGCGCTGTCGAACATCAGTGAACGGACCGCAGCCGTCATCCTTGAACCCATCCAGGCTGAAGCCGGGGTTCGTGTCCCTGACCCGGGCTATCTGCAAGCTGTCCGAAAACGTTGTGACGAGACCGGCACCCTGCTCCTGCTCGACGAGATCCAAACCGGCATGGGACGAACCGGAACTCTCTTCCGGTTTGAAGCGGAAGGAATTGTTCCGGATGTCCTGATCCTGGGTAAGGCGTTCGGCGCTGGCTTGCCGTTGGCCGCCTTTCTCGCTTCACCGCAACTCATGCGAACACTGGCGCATGATCCGGTACTGGGGCACATCACCACGTTTGGTGGTCATCCGCTTTCCTGCGCTGCCGCGCTGGCGGGATTGCAAGTCACGCGCGAGGATCAACTCCACCAGCGCGCCCGTGTTGCCGGTGAACAGTTCATGAAGCGGTTAAAACATTCACGTATTCTTCAAATTCGAGGCGAGGGATTATTGTTAGCTTTGGATCTCGGCAGCGAAACCCTGGTACAGCGTCTCATTCCGGAACTTGCCGCACATGGAATCATATCCGATTGGTTCCTGTTTGCTCCGGATTGTCTTCGGATCGCTCCTCCGCTCATCCTGGATGAAAGCGGCATCGAGCGGGCCTGTACCACGATCCTCGACTGTCTTGACGCACTCTGAACACTTACAATGAACGTACTGATCGTAGAAGACGAACGCCAGCTTTCACACGAGATCGAGATCTTCCTTTCCAAGCAAGGATATCATTGCGATGTGGCATTCAGCGGCAAAAGCGCATCGGAAAAAATCTTCGTCAACTCGTATGACTTCATCCTGCTCGATGTCGGACTGCCGGATACCAGCGGTTTTCAGCTTCTAAAAGAAGCCAAGGAAGGCGGAAAAGATGCCGCTTTCATTCTCATCACCGCCCGCGGTTCCATCGACGACAAGATCACCGGACTTGACCTCGGCGCCGATGATTATCTGGCTAAGCCTTTTTCGTTGCTCGAATTGCAGGCCCGGATGCAGGCGATCCTGCGCAGAAAGCACGGACTTAAGAACAACACCATCCCGATCCACGATTTCGTGATGGACATCCAGAACCGGACGCTCTTGTTCGGCAAGGATACGGTCAACCTCACCAAGAAGGAATTCGACATCCTCCATTACATGGCCCTGCACAAGAACCGGGTCATCACCCGGGTGCAGTTGACGGAACATATCTGGGGCGACATCCTGGAAGAAGACTACGAATCGAATTATATCGACGTACACATCAAGAACCTGCGCAAGAAATTATCCGCGCACGCCAATGCCGATTTCATCGAAACCGTCCGCGGCATCGGTTACCGGTTGAACATGCCTTGAGCTGCGGCCGGACAAGGATCCTACCGTGAAACTCCAGGTCAAGCTCGCACTCTACAACGCCATTTCGAAGGCGCTGATCATTTTGGCCATCGGCCTGGTGATCCCGCTCATCATCGAACGTGTCGTGCTACGTCATATGGACAAACGTCTGTTGGCTCGCCGCGACAAGATGATGATGATGATCGGAAAGGGCGGCTTGAACGAGATCACCCTCGATCAGGATTGCAGCTTCGACTCCTACTCGGTCTTCAAAGAAGAATACGTCTCGATTTCTCCGCTCACCGCTTATCCGAAGGACTTCGGTAAACCGAGTTTTCGGGACACCACCCAGTTGATCGAAAACGAAGCGGTCAAGCACCGCGTACTGCGTCAGGCGTTCCTGTACGACAACCAGCTGTACCAACTGCAGATCGGGGAAGGCATGAGCACGATCGATCAGCTCAACCACACCATTCGCAATTTCACGGTCGATTTGATGCTGGTGGTCGTTCTGATCTCCATCTTTCTCGATATCGGTTTTGTCCAATTGATCCTGCGGCCGTTCAACCGCATCATCAACGAGAAGTTGCGACAGATGAATCACCCGACCGGTTACCGGCCGGTGAGCATCAAGACCAACACCTACGAATTCAACTACCTCGACCGTTCGATCGACGAGATGATGCAGAAAGTGCAGGAGTCGTTCCGGACAGAGCGGGAATTCATCACCAATGTATCGCACGAATTGCTGACGCCGGTATCCATCCTGCGTAACCGGGTCGAGAACATCCTCAACGATCCCAACGTCCCCGAGGAGATACAGGCCAAGATGGTCGAATCCCAGAAGACCTTGTCGCGGTTGACGCGGGTGGTCAAGGCACTGTTGTACATCTCGAAGATCGATAACGACCAATATCTCCGAAACGAAGAAGCCGACCTGCAGGAATTGATGACCGACGTCGTCGCCGAACTGGAAGACCGCGTGCACGAAAAAGACCTGCGATTAGTTCAGGAATGGGTCGATCCCTTCGTCGTGCGAAACTGCAACCGATCCCTGTTGCATACCTTGTTGCTCAACCTGGTATCCAACGCCATCAAATACAATAAACCCGGAGGCAGAATATCGATCCGTGGCTGGTCGGGTGAACAACATTACGTGCTGACCATCCAGGATAGCGGAGTCGGGATCCGGGAGGAGCAACTCCCGTTCATCTTCGACCGATTCAAGCGCTTCCGTCCGGAAGACGGCATGAGCTATGGCCTGGGGTTGCCGATCGTTCGTAGTATCGCCCAGATCCACGAAATCGATGTAGATGTTCAGAGTGAACCCGAGGTAGGCACCACCTTTACCCTTCGATTCCCATTAGTCTGATTCTCTAATTCCGGATGCACCTTCCTTTCCAGCCACCGAAGAATCCTTAATAGAGCGTTAAATTGTTGAAAATCAAGAATAGACAGTTTTGGAAGTAACTATTCGAAGGCCTATTTTTGCCCGTATAGGGGGTTCACAGGAAGTTATTTCTGCGTGTATTCCTTTGCCGGTCTACAACCGGTCCAATACTCTGACCTAAAAAGCTGATGAATAACGCATCCTATCCGAAGTTCAAGCTGGGTGACCAACTCACACCGGAGCAGATCGCATTCTTTAACAAAAACGGCTTTATCCATTTCTCCGGCGTAGCCAGTCCGCAGGAAGTGGCCGATATTATCCGGTCTACCGAGGACATCCAGTCGAAATGGATCCGGGAAGGTGTGAAGAAGATCAACGGCGTTCCGATCAAATTCGGAATAGACGAGAATAACAAGACCATCGTTCATCGTTTTTGCTTCACTTCCCAGTACTGTGAACCTGTCCACGCGTTTGTGAACAGTCAGCGGGTGAAGGCGCTCAAGGTGCTGATGCCTGATGGCGCTCGTATCGCCGAGAATGAAAAGGACGGCGTGGTATTCAATCATTACGTCAATACCGACAACAGCAATTTCCGCCAGATGGGCTGGCATACCGACAGCATGCGCGATATCTTCTACGGCAAGAAGATCATGCCCATGTTGAACGTAGGCCTTTACCTCGACGACTCATCTTCCGACAAAGGCGGATTGCGCATCATCCCCGGCACGCACAAGCAGAACCTTTTCTCCATGTTGTTCAAGAAGGCCTACTTCATGAACAACGAAGAAGACAAGAACGAGATGCTCGTTGACGCAAAAGCCGGCGACATGGTCGTGCACGATGGTCGCATCTGGCACCGCGTCGCGATGTCGCCGCACAAAGGCGCGGCTTCCCGTCGCCGTGTCATGTACATTCCGGTCATTCTTGGAAAGTACCAACCGAAAGACGACGGCAGCCCCACTCCGCTCTATCATCACTTCCAAAAGCTGGTCCGCTAAGGAAGCGATTCTTCGATAAAGAACAGAAGACCGGAGCCAGCATGTGGTTCCGGTTTCTTTTTATCCTTCAACATGATTCAATCCTACGCAATCATCACCGGCGCCAGTAAGGGAATCGGTCGCGCTATCGCCCTGGAACTTGCCCGCCGCGGCTATTCTTTGCTGCTGGTCGCTCGCTCCGCGACACTGCTGGAAGAAACCGCGGCACTTGCCCGAAAAGCCGGAGCAGCGGAGGTACGTCCGATGGCGCTGGACCTCACCCAGGCTGAATCGGTTACCGCCGTTTTGCAGGAAGTGCAACGGAACAACCTGCCGGTGAACGTTCTGGTCAACAATGCCGGATACGGCGCCTGGGGCCGCTTCGACACACTCAGCCTGGAAGAACAGGACGCGATGATGCGCATCAACATGCACGTACCGGTGGAGCTCACACATGGATTGCTGCCCTTGTTGAAATCCCGGCAACCGGCCTACATCCTGAACGTCGCTAGCACCGCTGCCTACCAGGCGGTCGCGACCCTGGCCCTTTATGCAGCTTCCAAGGCATTCATCCTGCAGTTCTCCCGGGCCTTGCGGATTGAGTTGAAGAAGTCAGGTGTCTCGGTGACCTGCCTGAGTCCGGGACCGACCGAAACAAATTTCATGTCGCAGGCCGGAATGCATCATCCGAAGATGATCCAACGCGCAAGCAAGTTCAACATGACGCCCGAAGCCGTGGCGAAGTTTGCCGTGAAAGGGTTGTTTGCCGGAAAGAACGAGATCATTCCGGGCGTCACCAATTCGGTGTCGGCTCTGCTCACGCGTTTTGTTCCGAAGGCGCTCACCGAGAAGATCGCGGCGGGACTTTACGAGGTCTAATGTCCTTTTTCTTCAGGAAGGTCGATTCGAAATACTTGCAGTAGCGGGTGAGTCCGCAACCTTCGCAGGCGGGTTTGCGTGCGATGCAGACATAGCGTCCGTGCAGGATCAGCCAGTGGTGCGCGATGGCCAGCTTGTTTTCTGGGATGAATTTTACCAGTTGTCGTTCCGTCTGTAAGGGGTTCTTTGCACGCACCGTCAGGCCCAGCCTTGCCGAAACACGAAACACGTGTGTATCCACCGCGATCGCCGGCAAGTTGTACACGACCGACGCGATCACGTTGGCGGTCTTCCGTCCTACTCCGGGGAGTTGCACGAGTTCCTCTACAGAGGAAGGCACCTTGCCCTTGAATCGCTCCACCAGCATGCGCGCCATGCCGGCCAGGTGTTTCGCCTTGTTGTTGGGATAACTGATGCTGCGGATGTACGGAAAGATCTGATCCGGTGTGGCCACCGCCATGGAAGCGGCATCCGGGAAGGCCGCGAACAGTGCCGGCGTGGTCATGTTGACGCGTTTGTCGGTGCACTGGGCCGAAAGGATCACAGCTACCAGGAGTTCGAAAGGGTCCGTGTATTCCAATTCAGTCTCCGCGACGGGACGCTCCTGCTCGAAATAGCGGATAACGCCTTCAAAACGCTCTTTCCGGGTCATGCTGCAAAGATAGCAGGCCGACGTTCACCCTTTTCCAGGGTGCATTCACAGGGATAAATATGCCGGAAACCTAAAAATCTTGAGCTGCGGATGGCCGTGAAATATCTTCGATTCATTAACAATTACACCTGCCTATGCACTAAACGAACGAGAAACACACAAGGTCAGAGAGAAATAAAAACAGCGGGAACCATCCCGCTGTTTTTATTTTCACCCCGATTGAAATTTTCTCAGGCAACCGCCAGGATGCGGGAAACCAGTGCATCCGATGGTCCGGGAATTTTGGTCGCATCCAGCGCGGAGATCACCTCCAGCACTTCGGAGTACGCGTCCGCCGTCAGCGGGTCGCCGTCGATTGCGCGTTGAACCCGGTCGCTTTCTGCCAGTCCGGTTTCGTTACACGCGTAGAGATAAAGTTCGAGGGAATTGGGAGTAGAGCGTTGGCCCATGCAGTTTGTTTTGGTATGACTGCATAACGCCTGCCCGACCGGCATATTTTGTAGCCGGGGACTTTTTTTACCCTTTCACCCGATGAGGCTCTTTTTTCACCATTTCCCGCATTTTCAGGATCGCATAGTGCATCCGGCCCAGAGCGGTGTTGATGTTGATGTCGAGCACCCTGGCGATCTCCTTGAACGACAGACCGCCGTAGTGGCGCATGATCACCACCTCCCGTTGCTCGAACGGCAGCCGTTCCAACAAACTGCGGACAAAGGCCAGCTTTTCGTCGTGAATGATCTGGTCGGCCGCGTTGCGGTTATTGGCCGGGATGATATCGAACACGCTGAAATCGTCCGTATCCCGCTGCATGGGCATCAGCTTTTCCTTGCGGAAGTGATCGATCACCAGGTTGTGCGCGATGCGCAAGGCCCAGGGCAGGAACTTCCCCTGCTCGCTGTAGTGCTTGCTGCGCAAACTCTGAATGATCTTGATGAAAGCCTCCTGAAAGAGATCGTCGGCCAGATCCCGGTCGCGGACCAGAAAGAAAATAGCCGAATACACCCGCTGTTTGTAGCGGTTGATCAGTTCGTTAATGGCTTGCTGATTGCCCTCTTGATAAAGACGCACAAGGTCTTTATCCTCCATCCGTTGGAATGATACCATAGTCGCTTCTGCTTAATAGAACGGTGAGTCGTCTTATTAGAGTAGATGTAGCGCTATGATTCCTCCTTTTATAGGGCGTTGTGGGTAAAAGAAAACGTAGCCGGATGGTTACGTTTAATCAAATGTAGCGAATGGTTTTGAGAAAAGCAAATGCGGCCTTCGATTATTCCGGCTTTTTTCAACAGGAATCTTACATTCTTCCAACCTTTCCCTTACACAAGGCAGGGGGATCCGCCAAAAAAGGCCCTTTTTCAGTACCTTCGCAGATTGCCAAGACGCTTTATGTCGAACGTTGATAAACTGGATCCCCGCGATTTTATCGTAATAAAAGGTGCACGCGTCCACAACCTGAAAAACCTGGATGTAGCGATTCCACGCAACCAATTCGTGGTGGTCACCGGGCTTTCAGGATCCGGGAAATCTTCCCTTGCGTTCGACACGCTGTATGCCGAAGGGCAGCGTCGCTACGTCGAAAGCCTGAGTTCTTATGCACGTCAGTTCATCGGACGGATGGACAAGCCGGATGTGGATTACATCAAAGGCATTTCTCCGGCGGTAGCCATTGAGCAAAAGGTCAACACCCGCAATCCGCGTTCGACCGTCGGGACTTCCACGGAGATCTACGACTATCTGAAATTGCTCTTTGCCCGGATCGGACACACCTATTCACCGGTCAGCGGACAAGAAGTCAAGCGACATAGTGTGGATGATGTCGTGGATTTCCTGATCGCCTTCCCGCAAGGTACCCGGGCGCAGCTGTTCGCTCCGCTCCTGCTCCATCCCGGCCGAACACTGGAAGAAGAATGTAACGTACTGTTGCAAAAAGGCTACAGCCGTTTGCAGGTCAACCAGGACATTCACCGGATCGAAGAATTGCTGCAACCGGATCAGGCGCTCTTCCTGCGTCAGCTTTCCGAATCGCTGGGCATTCAGACGGCTCAGGTCAAAGCAAGCGGACGAAAGAAGAAACAGGAATTGCCCGTTGAGACCGGTGGTCCGCGCTTTGCACGCCATTTGTGGGTCCTGATCGACCGCTTTGCACTTGAATCCGACAACGATGCCAACCGTTCGCGTATCGCCGATTCTATACAGACGGCGTTTTACGAGGGACACGGCAGTTGTAAAGTGTTCGTACAGCCGGAAAATGGAGCAACCAGCGAGCATGATTTCTCGAATCGCTTCGAGCTCGACGGCCTTGAATTCGAAGAACCCAGCACTGCGCTCTTCTCTTTCAACAATCCTTACGGCGCATGTAAGAAGTGCGAAGGATTCGGTTCCGTGATCGGCATCGACGAGGATCTGGTCATTCCCGATAAAAGTTTGTCGGTGTACGAAGGAGCCATTGTCTGCTGGCGCGGCGAGAAGATGCGCGAGTGGAATGATCAACTGGTCAAGACCGCCTATAAGTTTGATTTCCCGATCCACCGGCCGGTTTTCGAGCTGACAACGGAAGAACGCGCGCTTTTGTGGAACGGAAACAAGTATTTCAAAGGGATACGGGAGTTTTTCGAATGGGTGGAGACACAAACATACAAGATCCAGTACCGGGTGATGCTGAGCCGTTACCGCGGCCGTACCACCTGTCCGGAATGCCGCGGAACTCGCCTTCGGAAAGACGCAACCTATGTCAAGATCACCGGCCGATCGATCACGGACATTGTGCTGATGCCGGTGAGTGAAAGTCTCCGGTTTTTCCGGGAACTGCAACTGAACGCCTACGAGCAGGAAGTCGCCCGACGCATCCTGCTGGAGATCACGAACCGTCTCCAATTCCTCAGTGATGTCGGACTCGGCTACCTGACGCTCAACCGCCTGTCGAATACCCTTTCCGGCGGTGAGTCGCAGCGCATCAACCTCGCAACTTCTTTGGGCAGCAGCCTGGTAGGCAGCATGTACATCCTGGACGAACCCAGCATCGGACTGCACCCGCGTGACACCCAGCGCCTGATCCAGGTCTTGCTTAGCCTTCGGGACGTCGGGAATACATTGGTGGTGGTTGAGCACGACGAAGAGATCATGCGATCGGCCGATCACCTGATCGACATCGGCCCGGATGCGGGACGACTCGGAGGAGAACTGGTATATGCAGGAACGGTCGAAAAGATCGCGTCGGAGACCCGCAGTTATACCGGCAAGTACCTGAGCGGTCAGGAACGTATCCCCTTACCGTACCGTCGACGGAAGGCCACCAGCTATATCAAATTGGAAGGCGCCCGGGAAAACAACCTCCAGAACATTACCGTGAAATTCCCGTTGGGGCTCATGACCGTGGTGACCGGTGTGAGCGGTAGCGGAAAGACATCCCTTGTACGGAAAGTGCTATACCCCGCTCTCAAGAAGATCCATGGAGGCTTTGGTGATGAGAGTGGCTTGTACGACAAGATCAGTGGCGACTACAACAAGCTTTCCGCCGTCGAGCTGGTGGACCAGAATCCGATCGGAAAATCCTCGCGATCCAATCCGGTCACGTATGTCAAAGCGTACGATGAAATCCGCGCTCTGTATGCCGACCTCCCGCTTTCGCGAGCAAGGAAGTACAAGCCGGCGCATTTCTCGTTCAACGTGGAAGGCGGTCGGTGCGAAGTGTGCGAAGGCGAAGGACAGGTGACGATCGAGATGCAGTTCATGGCCGACATCCACCTGGTTTGCGAGAACTGTGGCGGTAAGCGATTCAAGCAAGAGATCCTGGATGTCAGCTATAAGGGAAAGAATGTTGCCGAACTGCTCGATATGACCGTCGACGAAGCCATCGAGTTCTTCAGCTCACCGATCAAGAGCTTTGGAAACGACGGAAAGATCGCGACGAAACTGAAGCCGTTGCAGGATGTCGGGTTGGGCTATGTGAAACTTGGACAATCGTCGAGCACCCTGAGCGGTGGGGAAGCC
This genomic stretch from Bacteroidota bacterium harbors:
- a CDS encoding aspartate aminotransferase family protein; the protein is MDNPAPSTLREAFFRHVAQTSLLPPGLVFSHAEGCELIDPDGRRYLDLISGISVSSLGHGHPRVREAIHRQADRFLHVMVYGEFILSPQVELASELTSLLPASLGSCYFTNSGSEAVEGALKLAKRATGRTELVSFEKSYHGSTHGALSIGGAEWQKRAFRPLLPDVRQLPFNDLVALSNISERTAAVILEPIQAEAGVRVPDPGYLQAVRKRCDETGTLLLLDEIQTGMGRTGTLFRFEAEGIVPDVLILGKAFGAGLPLAAFLASPQLMRTLAHDPVLGHITTFGGHPLSCAAALAGLQVTREDQLHQRARVAGEQFMKRLKHSRILQIRGEGLLLALDLGSETLVQRLIPELAAHGIISDWFLFAPDCLRIAPPLILDESGIERACTTILDCLDAL
- a CDS encoding response regulator transcription factor → MNVLIVEDERQLSHEIEIFLSKQGYHCDVAFSGKSASEKIFVNSYDFILLDVGLPDTSGFQLLKEAKEGGKDAAFILITARGSIDDKITGLDLGADDYLAKPFSLLELQARMQAILRRKHGLKNNTIPIHDFVMDIQNRTLLFGKDTVNLTKKEFDILHYMALHKNRVITRVQLTEHIWGDILEEDYESNYIDVHIKNLRKKLSAHANADFIETVRGIGYRLNMP
- a CDS encoding HAMP domain-containing histidine kinase, with translation MKLQVKLALYNAISKALIILAIGLVIPLIIERVVLRHMDKRLLARRDKMMMMIGKGGLNEITLDQDCSFDSYSVFKEEYVSISPLTAYPKDFGKPSFRDTTQLIENEAVKHRVLRQAFLYDNQLYQLQIGEGMSTIDQLNHTIRNFTVDLMLVVVLISIFLDIGFVQLILRPFNRIINEKLRQMNHPTGYRPVSIKTNTYEFNYLDRSIDEMMQKVQESFRTEREFITNVSHELLTPVSILRNRVENILNDPNVPEEIQAKMVESQKTLSRLTRVVKALLYISKIDNDQYLRNEEADLQELMTDVVAELEDRVHEKDLRLVQEWVDPFVVRNCNRSLLHTLLLNLVSNAIKYNKPGGRISIRGWSGEQHYVLTIQDSGVGIREEQLPFIFDRFKRFRPEDGMSYGLGLPIVRSIAQIHEIDVDVQSEPEVGTTFTLRFPLV
- a CDS encoding phytanoyl-CoA dioxygenase family protein, coding for MNNASYPKFKLGDQLTPEQIAFFNKNGFIHFSGVASPQEVADIIRSTEDIQSKWIREGVKKINGVPIKFGIDENNKTIVHRFCFTSQYCEPVHAFVNSQRVKALKVLMPDGARIAENEKDGVVFNHYVNTDNSNFRQMGWHTDSMRDIFYGKKIMPMLNVGLYLDDSSSDKGGLRIIPGTHKQNLFSMLFKKAYFMNNEEDKNEMLVDAKAGDMVVHDGRIWHRVAMSPHKGAASRRRVMYIPVILGKYQPKDDGSPTPLYHHFQKLVR
- a CDS encoding SDR family oxidoreductase, whose amino-acid sequence is MIQSYAIITGASKGIGRAIALELARRGYSLLLVARSATLLEETAALARKAGAAEVRPMALDLTQAESVTAVLQEVQRNNLPVNVLVNNAGYGAWGRFDTLSLEEQDAMMRINMHVPVELTHGLLPLLKSRQPAYILNVASTAAYQAVATLALYAASKAFILQFSRALRIELKKSGVSVTCLSPGPTETNFMSQAGMHHPKMIQRASKFNMTPEAVAKFAVKGLFAGKNEIIPGVTNSVSALLTRFVPKALTEKIAAGLYEV
- the nth gene encoding endonuclease III, whose amino-acid sequence is MTRKERFEGVIRYFEQERPVAETELEYTDPFELLVAVILSAQCTDKRVNMTTPALFAAFPDAASMAVATPDQIFPYIRSISYPNNKAKHLAGMARMLVERFKGKVPSSVEELVQLPGVGRKTANVIASVVYNLPAIAVDTHVFRVSARLGLTVRAKNPLQTERQLVKFIPENKLAIAHHWLILHGRYVCIARKPACEGCGLTRYCKYFESTFLKKKDIRPRKVPPRSSR
- a CDS encoding RNA polymerase sigma factor, which gives rise to MVSFQRMEDKDLVRLYQEGNQQAINELINRYKQRVYSAIFFLVRDRDLADDLFQEAFIKIIQSLRSKHYSEQGKFLPWALRIAHNLVIDHFRKEKLMPMQRDTDDFSVFDIIPANNRNAADQIIHDEKLAFVRSLLERLPFEQREVVIMRHYGGLSFKEIARVLDININTALGRMHYAILKMREMVKKEPHRVKG
- the uvrA gene encoding excinuclease ABC subunit UvrA is translated as MSNVDKLDPRDFIVIKGARVHNLKNLDVAIPRNQFVVVTGLSGSGKSSLAFDTLYAEGQRRYVESLSSYARQFIGRMDKPDVDYIKGISPAVAIEQKVNTRNPRSTVGTSTEIYDYLKLLFARIGHTYSPVSGQEVKRHSVDDVVDFLIAFPQGTRAQLFAPLLLHPGRTLEEECNVLLQKGYSRLQVNQDIHRIEELLQPDQALFLRQLSESLGIQTAQVKASGRKKKQELPVETGGPRFARHLWVLIDRFALESDNDANRSRIADSIQTAFYEGHGSCKVFVQPENGATSEHDFSNRFELDGLEFEEPSTALFSFNNPYGACKKCEGFGSVIGIDEDLVIPDKSLSVYEGAIVCWRGEKMREWNDQLVKTAYKFDFPIHRPVFELTTEERALLWNGNKYFKGIREFFEWVETQTYKIQYRVMLSRYRGRTTCPECRGTRLRKDATYVKITGRSITDIVLMPVSESLRFFRELQLNAYEQEVARRILLEITNRLQFLSDVGLGYLTLNRLSNTLSGGESQRINLATSLGSSLVGSMYILDEPSIGLHPRDTQRLIQVLLSLRDVGNTLVVVEHDEEIMRSADHLIDIGPDAGRLGGELVYAGTVEKIASETRSYTGKYLSGQERIPLPYRRRKATSYIKLEGARENNLQNITVKFPLGLMTVVTGVSGSGKTSLVRKVLYPALKKIHGGFGDESGLYDKISGDYNKLSAVELVDQNPIGKSSRSNPVTYVKAYDEIRALYADLPLSRARKYKPAHFSFNVEGGRCEVCEGEGQVTIEMQFMADIHLVCENCGGKRFKQEILDVSYKGKNVAELLDMTVDEAIEFFSSPIKSFGNDGKIATKLKPLQDVGLGYVKLGQSSSTLSGGEAQRIKLASFLGKGNSHDHTLFIFDEPTTGLHFHDIRKLLLAFDMLLEQGNSLIIIEHNPDVIKCADWVIDMGPEGGVNGGQVVFEGTPDELAKAEGNHTGHFLRDKL